From the genome of Candidatus Babeliales bacterium, one region includes:
- a CDS encoding nucleotide sugar dehydrogenase, with protein MKVSVVGLGYIGLPTAIMLAEHGVQAYGYDVDREKVQRINKGHAVIKEDGLQERLQAVLGLGLFCADTTLHAADYFIIAVPTPFIADKKPDLSYVHAASKEIAGTLRPGNCVILESTVPVGATARLEDTLAHLTGFIPGDDFFVAHCPERVLPGKIFYELIYNDRIIGGMDEASTDAAVSLYNTFVKGELHKTDAATAELVKLIENSSRDVEIAFAHQVAAMAKKINRDPYQVIALANKHPRVNILKPSCGVGGHCIAVDPWFLIDTFKNETTLLRSARVINDKRPYDVLQEIKQHIQMHNEKQPRVLLLGLTYKPDVDDLRESPALKIALELQRDHEKTCKVSVCEPHVIPSILSRYFEADQCVTYKDGVLAADIVVALVGHSVFKTIETLNAASVITLDYCGITSRESEKRFAKKKKVMMSTSTNQIKEHAA; from the coding sequence ATGAAAGTAAGTGTTGTAGGGCTTGGATATATTGGATTGCCAACAGCAATCATGCTTGCTGAGCATGGAGTTCAGGCGTATGGCTATGATGTTGATCGTGAGAAAGTGCAGCGCATTAATAAGGGTCATGCTGTTATTAAAGAGGACGGGTTGCAAGAGCGATTACAAGCTGTTCTTGGCCTTGGATTATTTTGTGCTGATACGACATTGCATGCTGCAGATTATTTTATTATAGCGGTTCCAACACCATTTATTGCTGACAAAAAGCCAGACCTTTCTTATGTTCACGCGGCTAGCAAAGAGATCGCTGGAACGCTTCGGCCAGGAAATTGTGTGATATTAGAATCAACAGTTCCTGTTGGAGCAACCGCACGGCTGGAGGATACATTGGCACATTTAACAGGCTTTATACCTGGTGACGATTTTTTTGTTGCGCATTGTCCAGAACGTGTTTTGCCCGGAAAAATTTTCTATGAGTTGATCTATAATGATCGCATTATTGGCGGTATGGATGAAGCGTCAACCGATGCTGCGGTATCCTTGTACAATACTTTTGTAAAAGGCGAATTGCATAAGACAGATGCTGCAACGGCAGAGCTTGTGAAGCTTATTGAAAATAGTTCCCGCGATGTAGAAATAGCATTTGCGCATCAAGTTGCTGCGATGGCAAAAAAAATTAATAGAGATCCATACCAGGTTATTGCGCTTGCGAATAAGCATCCTCGGGTCAATATTTTGAAACCATCATGTGGTGTTGGGGGGCATTGTATTGCTGTTGATCCTTGGTTCTTGATTGATACGTTTAAAAACGAAACAACGCTTTTAAGGTCGGCGCGCGTGATCAATGATAAGCGACCGTATGATGTTCTACAAGAGATTAAGCAACACATCCAAATGCATAATGAAAAGCAACCACGAGTTTTATTGCTGGGGTTGACGTATAAACCTGATGTTGATGATCTTCGTGAGTCGCCAGCTTTGAAAATCGCGCTTGAGCTACAAAGAGATCATGAAAAAACATGCAAAGTGAGCGTGTGTGAGCCGCATGTTATTCCATCGATCTTGTCTCGCTATTTTGAAGCTGATCAATGTGTGACTTATAAAGACGGGGTGTTAGCTGCCGATATAGTTGTCGCGCTTGTTGGTCACTCAGTCTTTAAAACGATAGAAACATTGAATGCAGCGAGTGTAATCACATTGGATTATTGTGGGATTACTTCACGAGAGTCGGAAAAAAGGTTTGCTAAGAAGAAAAAAGTGATGATGTCCACTAGCACAAACCAGATTAAGGAGCATGCAGCATGA